In one window of Synchiropus splendidus isolate RoL2022-P1 chromosome 15, RoL_Sspl_1.0, whole genome shotgun sequence DNA:
- the LOC128771815 gene encoding sodium bicarbonate cotransporter 3-like isoform X2 → MEGKHREQMRPLLTSGNDEEAVLDQGKTSSTLYTNFEKEELESHRAVYVGVHVPLGRQSRRRHRHRAHKHHRKRRDRSDREDGRESPNYDTPSQRVQFILGTEDDDEEHIPHDLFTELDELAFKDGDVQEWKETARWLKFEEDVEDGGERWSKPYVATLSLHSLFELRSCIMNGTVMLDMRANTIEEIADMVIDSMLATGQLTDGVQDKVREAMLKRHHHQNEKKLSNRIPLVRSFADMGKKHSDPLLLERNGLLAAPHSAPGNLDHGKTGDSRANGGSQENSTVDFSKVDMNFMRKIPAGAEASNVLVGEVDFLERPIIAFIRLAPAVLLTGLTEVPVPTRFLFLLLGPFGKGPQYHEIGRSIATLMTDEIFHDVAYKAKDRTDLLSGIDEFLDQVTVLPPGEWDPSIRIEPPKSVPSQAKRKLPGVLNGSAHGCDLTKEVEHETGPELQRTGRIFGGLVNDVRRKAPFLLSDITDGFSLQCLASVLFLYCACMSPVITFGGLLGEATKGNISAIESLFGASLTGVAYSVFAGQPLTVLGSTGPVLVFEKILFKFCSDYGLDYLSLRTSIGLWTALLCLLLVATDASSLVCYITRFTEEAFAALICIIFIYEAFEKLIHLGALYPVNMNNNQENLTSYSCHCSAPANASVNVRQIWRQLGLSADNITWEQLSVQECRDLHGDFVGTACSRDGPFVPDVLFWSVILFFTTFFLSSFLKQFRTKRYFPTKVRSTISDFAIFLTIMIMVLVDYLVGIPSPKLQVPDRFKPTSNTRGWLISPLGTNPWWTLLAAAVPALLCTILIFMDQQITAVIVNRKENKLKKGCGYHLDLLVVALMLGLCSIMGLPWFVAATVLSISHVNSLKLESACAAPGEQPKFLGIREQRVTGFLIFVLMGCSVFMTSALKFIPMPVLYGVFLYMGVSSLRGIQLFDRIKLFGMPAKHQPDLIYLRYVPLWKVHIFTVVQLACLIVLWVIKASAAAVVFPMMVLALVFIRKLLDFCFTTRELSWLDDLIPESKKKKDDDKKKENAQRMLEEEDPPFELETCVKGRTDLSVVNISNEVDKSGVWKSVNSESKMGRASHEKLSAVQDSGCKVVDTETSL, encoded by the exons ATGGAGGGCAAGCACAGGGAGCAGATGAGGCCGTTGCTCACATCT GGAAATGACGAGGAGGCGGTTCTGGACCAGGGCAAGACCAGCTCCACCCTCTACACCAACTTTGAGAAGGAGGAGTTGGAGA GCCACAGAGCGGTATACGTGGGCGTGCATGTTCCTCTCGGGCGACAGAGCAGGCGTCGGCACCGGCACCGCGCACACAAGCATCACAGGAAGCGACGTGATCGCTCAGACCGAGAGGATGGACGAGAGTCGCCAAATTAcg ACACGCCATCACAGAGAGTCCAGTTCATCCTGGGAACCGAGGACGATGACGAGGAGCACATCCCTCATGACCTCTTCACAGAGCTAGATGAGCTGGCATTCAAAGATGGCGACGTCCAGGAGTGGAAGGAGACGGCCAG GTGGCTGAAGTTTGAGGAGGACGTGGAGGACGGCGGGGAGCGCTGGAGCAAGCCCTACGTGGCCACACTGTCGCTGCACAGCCTGTTTGAGCTGCGCTCCTGCATCATGAACGGCACCGTGATGCTGGACATGAGGGCCAACACCATCGAGGAGATTGCAG ACATGGTGATTGACAGCATGCTGGCGACAGGCCAGCTGACAGATGGCGTCCAGGACAAGGTGAGGGAGGCCATGTTGAAACGTCACCACCACCAGAACGAGAAGAAACTGAGCAACCGCATCCCTCTGGTGCGATCCTTCGCTGACATGGGCAAGAAGCACTCAGACCCGCTTCTGTTGGAGCGCAACG GACTGCTGGCCGCTCCTCACTCTGCGCCAGGAAACCTGGACCACGGCAAAACCGGCGACAGTCGTGCAAACGGTGGCAGCCAGGAGAACAGCACGGTGGACTTCAGCAAG GTGGACATGAACTTCATGAGGAAGATTCCCGCCGGCGCCGAGGCCTCCAACGTGCTGGTGGGGGAGGTGGACTTCCTGGAGCGCCCGATCATCGCCTTCATCAGACTTGCCCCCGCAGTGCTGCTGACCGGCCTCACCGAAGTCCCGGTGCCCACAAG GttcctcttcctgctcctggGACCGTTCGGGAAAGGCCCGCAGTACCACGAGATCGGACGCTCCATTGCCACACTGATGACAGACGAG ATCTTCCACGACGTTGCTTACAAGGCCAAGGATCGGACTGACCTGCTGTCCGGGATCGATGAGTTCCTGGACCAGGTGACTGTGCTTCCCCCCGGCGAGTGGGACCCCAGTATCCGAATCGAGCCTCCGAAAAGCGTCCCGTCTCAG GCGAAGAGGAAATTGCCTGGCGTCCTGAACGGATCGGCTCACGGCTGTGACCTCACCAAAGAGGTGGAGCATGAGACAGGTCCAGAGCTGCAGAGGACGGGCAG GATATTTGGCGGGTTGGTGAACGACGTGCGGAGGAAAGCGCCTTTCCTGCTGAGCGATATCACGGATGGCTTCAGCCTGCAGTGTCTGGCGTCCGTGCTCTTCCTCTACTGTGCCTGCATGTCGCCCGTCATCACGTTTGGGGGGCTGCTGGGGGAGGCCACCAAAGGAAACATC AGTGCCATTGAGTCTCTTTTTGGGGCGTCCCTGACTGGCGTGGCCTACTCTGTGTTTGCTGGACAGCCGCTGACCGTTCTGGGCAGCACCGGCCCAGTTCTGGTGTTTGAGAAAATCCTCTTCAAGTTCTGCAG CGACTATGGCCTGGACTACCTGTCTCTGCGGACCAGCATCGGCCTCTGGACTGCcctgctctgcctcctgctggtcGCCACGGACGCCAGCTCACTGGTCTGCTACATCACACGTTTCACCGAAGAGGCCTTCGCTGCCCTCATCTGCATCATCTTTATATACGAGGCATTTGAGAAGCTGATCCACCTGGGGGCACTCTATCCAGTCAACATGAACAACAACCAGGAGAACCTCACCTCATACAG ctgtcACTGCTCGGCTCCAGCCAATGCCTCGGTTAATGTGCGGCAGATCTGGCGCCAGTTGGGCTTGAGCGCCGACAACATTACGTGGGAGCAGTTGAGCGTGCAG GAGTGTCGGGACCTCCACGGGGACTTTGTTGGCACAGCCTGCAGCCGTGACGGGCCCTTTGTCCCAGACGTCCTCTTCTGGTCCgtcatcctcttcttcaccaccttctTCCTCTCGTCCTTCCTCAAGCAGTTCAGGACCAAGAGATATTTCCCCACCAAG GTTCGCTCCACCATCAGTGACTTTGCCATCTTCCTGACCATCATGATCATGGTGCTGGTGGATTATCTAGTGGGAATTCCTTCCCCGAAACTTCAGGTCCCAGACCGCTTCAAG CCCACTTCGAACACCCGTGGCTGGCTGATCTCGCCGCTGGGTACAAACCCCTGGTGGACTCTGCTCGCCGCTGCAGTCCCGGCTCTGCTCTGCACCATACTCATCTTCATGGACCAGCAGATCACAGCTGTCATCGTGAACCGGAAGGAGAACAAGCTGAAG AAGGGCTGTGGGTACcacctggacctgctggtggtGGCGTTGATGCTGGGGCTCTGCTCCATCATGGGCCTGCCCTGGTTCGTGGCGGCCACCGTGCTCTCCATCTCCCATGTCAACAGTCTGAAACTGGAGTCGGCGTGTGCGGCGCCCGGCGAGCAGCCCAAGTTCCTTGGCATCAGAGAGCAGCGCGTGACCGGCTTCCTGATCTTCGTCCTGATGGGCTGCTCTGTGTTCATGACCTCCGCCCTGAAG TTCATCCCGATGCCAGTGCTGTATGGGGTCTTCCTCTACATGGGCGTGTCTTCGCTCAGAGGCATCCAG CTCTTTGACCGCATCAAGCTCTTCGGCATGCCGGCCAAGCACCAGCCGGACCTAATCTACCTACGCTACGTGCCCCTGTGGAAGGTCCACATCTTCACGGTGGTGCAGCTCGCCTGTCTCATTGTCCTGTGGGTCATCAAGGCCTCAGCCGCCGCGGTGGTCTTCCCCATGATG GTCCTGGCGCTGGTGTTCATCAGGAAGCTTCTGGACTTCTGCTTCACCACCCGAGAGCTGAGCTGGCTGGACGACCTGATCCCTgagagcaagaagaagaaggacgacgacaagaagaaggag AATGCTCAGCggatgctggaggaggaagatccCCCGTTCGAACTAGAGACCTGCGTCAAAGGACG CACGGACCTGTCTGTGGTCAACATCTCCAATGAGGTGGACAAGAGTGGCGTCTGGAAGTCTGTGAACTCCGAGAGCAAGATGGGGAGAGCCAG CCACGAGAAGCTGAGCGCTGTTCAAGACAGTGGATGCAAAGTGGTGGACACGGAAACATCGCTATGA
- the LOC128771815 gene encoding sodium bicarbonate cotransporter 3-like isoform X3, producing MGDFWGEVASRRVARALSLGNDEEAVLDQGKTSSTLYTNFEKEELESHRAVYVGVHVPLGRQSRRRHRHRAHKHHRKRRDRSDREDGRESPNYDTPSQRVQFILGTEDDDEEHIPHDLFTELDELAFKDGDVQEWKETARWLKFEEDVEDGGERWSKPYVATLSLHSLFELRSCIMNGTVMLDMRANTIEEIADMVIDSMLATGQLTDGVQDKVREAMLKRHHHQNEKKLSNRIPLVRSFADMGKKHSDPLLLERNGLLAAPHSAPGNLDHGKTGDSRANGGSQENSTVDFSKVDMNFMRKIPAGAEASNVLVGEVDFLERPIIAFIRLAPAVLLTGLTEVPVPTRFLFLLLGPFGKGPQYHEIGRSIATLMTDEIFHDVAYKAKDRTDLLSGIDEFLDQVTVLPPGEWDPSIRIEPPKSVPSQAKRKLPGVLNGSAHGCDLTKEVEHETGPELQRTGRIFGGLVNDVRRKAPFLLSDITDGFSLQCLASVLFLYCACMSPVITFGGLLGEATKGNISAIESLFGASLTGVAYSVFAGQPLTVLGSTGPVLVFEKILFKFCSDYGLDYLSLRTSIGLWTALLCLLLVATDASSLAFEKLIHLGALYPVNMNNNQENLTSYSCHCSAPANASVNVRQIWRQLGLSADNITWEQLSVQECRDLHGDFVGTACSRDGPFVPDVLFWSVILFFTTFFLSSFLKQFRTKRYFPTKVRSTISDFAIFLTIMIMVLVDYLVGIPSPKLQVPDRFKPTSNTRGWLISPLGTNPWWTLLAAAVPALLCTILIFMDQQITAVIVNRKENKLKKGCGYHLDLLVVALMLGLCSIMGLPWFVAATVLSISHVNSLKLESACAAPGEQPKFLGIREQRVTGFLIFVLMGCSVFMTSALKFIPMPVLYGVFLYMGVSSLRGIQLFDRIKLFGMPAKHQPDLIYLRYVPLWKVHIFTVVQLACLIVLWVIKASAAAVVFPMMVLALVFIRKLLDFCFTTRELSWLDDLIPESKKKKDDDKKKENAQRMLEEEDPPFELETCVKGRTDLSVVNISNEVDKSGVWKSVNSESKMGRASHEKLSAVQDSGCKVVDTETSL from the exons ATGGGCGACTTTTGGGGGGAAGTAGCGAGTCGGCGGGTGGCCAGAGCTCTGTCACTG GGAAATGACGAGGAGGCGGTTCTGGACCAGGGCAAGACCAGCTCCACCCTCTACACCAACTTTGAGAAGGAGGAGTTGGAGA GCCACAGAGCGGTATACGTGGGCGTGCATGTTCCTCTCGGGCGACAGAGCAGGCGTCGGCACCGGCACCGCGCACACAAGCATCACAGGAAGCGACGTGATCGCTCAGACCGAGAGGATGGACGAGAGTCGCCAAATTAcg ACACGCCATCACAGAGAGTCCAGTTCATCCTGGGAACCGAGGACGATGACGAGGAGCACATCCCTCATGACCTCTTCACAGAGCTAGATGAGCTGGCATTCAAAGATGGCGACGTCCAGGAGTGGAAGGAGACGGCCAG GTGGCTGAAGTTTGAGGAGGACGTGGAGGACGGCGGGGAGCGCTGGAGCAAGCCCTACGTGGCCACACTGTCGCTGCACAGCCTGTTTGAGCTGCGCTCCTGCATCATGAACGGCACCGTGATGCTGGACATGAGGGCCAACACCATCGAGGAGATTGCAG ACATGGTGATTGACAGCATGCTGGCGACAGGCCAGCTGACAGATGGCGTCCAGGACAAGGTGAGGGAGGCCATGTTGAAACGTCACCACCACCAGAACGAGAAGAAACTGAGCAACCGCATCCCTCTGGTGCGATCCTTCGCTGACATGGGCAAGAAGCACTCAGACCCGCTTCTGTTGGAGCGCAACG GACTGCTGGCCGCTCCTCACTCTGCGCCAGGAAACCTGGACCACGGCAAAACCGGCGACAGTCGTGCAAACGGTGGCAGCCAGGAGAACAGCACGGTGGACTTCAGCAAG GTGGACATGAACTTCATGAGGAAGATTCCCGCCGGCGCCGAGGCCTCCAACGTGCTGGTGGGGGAGGTGGACTTCCTGGAGCGCCCGATCATCGCCTTCATCAGACTTGCCCCCGCAGTGCTGCTGACCGGCCTCACCGAAGTCCCGGTGCCCACAAG GttcctcttcctgctcctggGACCGTTCGGGAAAGGCCCGCAGTACCACGAGATCGGACGCTCCATTGCCACACTGATGACAGACGAG ATCTTCCACGACGTTGCTTACAAGGCCAAGGATCGGACTGACCTGCTGTCCGGGATCGATGAGTTCCTGGACCAGGTGACTGTGCTTCCCCCCGGCGAGTGGGACCCCAGTATCCGAATCGAGCCTCCGAAAAGCGTCCCGTCTCAG GCGAAGAGGAAATTGCCTGGCGTCCTGAACGGATCGGCTCACGGCTGTGACCTCACCAAAGAGGTGGAGCATGAGACAGGTCCAGAGCTGCAGAGGACGGGCAG GATATTTGGCGGGTTGGTGAACGACGTGCGGAGGAAAGCGCCTTTCCTGCTGAGCGATATCACGGATGGCTTCAGCCTGCAGTGTCTGGCGTCCGTGCTCTTCCTCTACTGTGCCTGCATGTCGCCCGTCATCACGTTTGGGGGGCTGCTGGGGGAGGCCACCAAAGGAAACATC AGTGCCATTGAGTCTCTTTTTGGGGCGTCCCTGACTGGCGTGGCCTACTCTGTGTTTGCTGGACAGCCGCTGACCGTTCTGGGCAGCACCGGCCCAGTTCTGGTGTTTGAGAAAATCCTCTTCAAGTTCTGCAG CGACTATGGCCTGGACTACCTGTCTCTGCGGACCAGCATCGGCCTCTGGACTGCcctgctctgcctcctgctggtcGCCACGGACGCCAGCTCACTG GCATTTGAGAAGCTGATCCACCTGGGGGCACTCTATCCAGTCAACATGAACAACAACCAGGAGAACCTCACCTCATACAG ctgtcACTGCTCGGCTCCAGCCAATGCCTCGGTTAATGTGCGGCAGATCTGGCGCCAGTTGGGCTTGAGCGCCGACAACATTACGTGGGAGCAGTTGAGCGTGCAG GAGTGTCGGGACCTCCACGGGGACTTTGTTGGCACAGCCTGCAGCCGTGACGGGCCCTTTGTCCCAGACGTCCTCTTCTGGTCCgtcatcctcttcttcaccaccttctTCCTCTCGTCCTTCCTCAAGCAGTTCAGGACCAAGAGATATTTCCCCACCAAG GTTCGCTCCACCATCAGTGACTTTGCCATCTTCCTGACCATCATGATCATGGTGCTGGTGGATTATCTAGTGGGAATTCCTTCCCCGAAACTTCAGGTCCCAGACCGCTTCAAG CCCACTTCGAACACCCGTGGCTGGCTGATCTCGCCGCTGGGTACAAACCCCTGGTGGACTCTGCTCGCCGCTGCAGTCCCGGCTCTGCTCTGCACCATACTCATCTTCATGGACCAGCAGATCACAGCTGTCATCGTGAACCGGAAGGAGAACAAGCTGAAG AAGGGCTGTGGGTACcacctggacctgctggtggtGGCGTTGATGCTGGGGCTCTGCTCCATCATGGGCCTGCCCTGGTTCGTGGCGGCCACCGTGCTCTCCATCTCCCATGTCAACAGTCTGAAACTGGAGTCGGCGTGTGCGGCGCCCGGCGAGCAGCCCAAGTTCCTTGGCATCAGAGAGCAGCGCGTGACCGGCTTCCTGATCTTCGTCCTGATGGGCTGCTCTGTGTTCATGACCTCCGCCCTGAAG TTCATCCCGATGCCAGTGCTGTATGGGGTCTTCCTCTACATGGGCGTGTCTTCGCTCAGAGGCATCCAG CTCTTTGACCGCATCAAGCTCTTCGGCATGCCGGCCAAGCACCAGCCGGACCTAATCTACCTACGCTACGTGCCCCTGTGGAAGGTCCACATCTTCACGGTGGTGCAGCTCGCCTGTCTCATTGTCCTGTGGGTCATCAAGGCCTCAGCCGCCGCGGTGGTCTTCCCCATGATG GTCCTGGCGCTGGTGTTCATCAGGAAGCTTCTGGACTTCTGCTTCACCACCCGAGAGCTGAGCTGGCTGGACGACCTGATCCCTgagagcaagaagaagaaggacgacgacaagaagaaggag AATGCTCAGCggatgctggaggaggaagatccCCCGTTCGAACTAGAGACCTGCGTCAAAGGACG CACGGACCTGTCTGTGGTCAACATCTCCAATGAGGTGGACAAGAGTGGCGTCTGGAAGTCTGTGAACTCCGAGAGCAAGATGGGGAGAGCCAG CCACGAGAAGCTGAGCGCTGTTCAAGACAGTGGATGCAAAGTGGTGGACACGGAAACATCGCTATGA
- the LOC128771815 gene encoding sodium bicarbonate cotransporter 3-like isoform X1: protein MGDFWGEVASRRVARALSLGNDEEAVLDQGKTSSTLYTNFEKEELESHRAVYVGVHVPLGRQSRRRHRHRAHKHHRKRRDRSDREDGRESPNYDTPSQRVQFILGTEDDDEEHIPHDLFTELDELAFKDGDVQEWKETARWLKFEEDVEDGGERWSKPYVATLSLHSLFELRSCIMNGTVMLDMRANTIEEIADMVIDSMLATGQLTDGVQDKVREAMLKRHHHQNEKKLSNRIPLVRSFADMGKKHSDPLLLERNGLLAAPHSAPGNLDHGKTGDSRANGGSQENSTVDFSKVDMNFMRKIPAGAEASNVLVGEVDFLERPIIAFIRLAPAVLLTGLTEVPVPTRFLFLLLGPFGKGPQYHEIGRSIATLMTDEIFHDVAYKAKDRTDLLSGIDEFLDQVTVLPPGEWDPSIRIEPPKSVPSQAKRKLPGVLNGSAHGCDLTKEVEHETGPELQRTGRIFGGLVNDVRRKAPFLLSDITDGFSLQCLASVLFLYCACMSPVITFGGLLGEATKGNISAIESLFGASLTGVAYSVFAGQPLTVLGSTGPVLVFEKILFKFCSDYGLDYLSLRTSIGLWTALLCLLLVATDASSLVCYITRFTEEAFAALICIIFIYEAFEKLIHLGALYPVNMNNNQENLTSYSCHCSAPANASVNVRQIWRQLGLSADNITWEQLSVQECRDLHGDFVGTACSRDGPFVPDVLFWSVILFFTTFFLSSFLKQFRTKRYFPTKVRSTISDFAIFLTIMIMVLVDYLVGIPSPKLQVPDRFKPTSNTRGWLISPLGTNPWWTLLAAAVPALLCTILIFMDQQITAVIVNRKENKLKKGCGYHLDLLVVALMLGLCSIMGLPWFVAATVLSISHVNSLKLESACAAPGEQPKFLGIREQRVTGFLIFVLMGCSVFMTSALKFIPMPVLYGVFLYMGVSSLRGIQLFDRIKLFGMPAKHQPDLIYLRYVPLWKVHIFTVVQLACLIVLWVIKASAAAVVFPMMVLALVFIRKLLDFCFTTRELSWLDDLIPESKKKKDDDKKKENAQRMLEEEDPPFELETCVKGRTDLSVVNISNEVDKSGVWKSVNSESKMGRASHEKLSAVQDSGCKVVDTETSL from the exons ATGGGCGACTTTTGGGGGGAAGTAGCGAGTCGGCGGGTGGCCAGAGCTCTGTCACTG GGAAATGACGAGGAGGCGGTTCTGGACCAGGGCAAGACCAGCTCCACCCTCTACACCAACTTTGAGAAGGAGGAGTTGGAGA GCCACAGAGCGGTATACGTGGGCGTGCATGTTCCTCTCGGGCGACAGAGCAGGCGTCGGCACCGGCACCGCGCACACAAGCATCACAGGAAGCGACGTGATCGCTCAGACCGAGAGGATGGACGAGAGTCGCCAAATTAcg ACACGCCATCACAGAGAGTCCAGTTCATCCTGGGAACCGAGGACGATGACGAGGAGCACATCCCTCATGACCTCTTCACAGAGCTAGATGAGCTGGCATTCAAAGATGGCGACGTCCAGGAGTGGAAGGAGACGGCCAG GTGGCTGAAGTTTGAGGAGGACGTGGAGGACGGCGGGGAGCGCTGGAGCAAGCCCTACGTGGCCACACTGTCGCTGCACAGCCTGTTTGAGCTGCGCTCCTGCATCATGAACGGCACCGTGATGCTGGACATGAGGGCCAACACCATCGAGGAGATTGCAG ACATGGTGATTGACAGCATGCTGGCGACAGGCCAGCTGACAGATGGCGTCCAGGACAAGGTGAGGGAGGCCATGTTGAAACGTCACCACCACCAGAACGAGAAGAAACTGAGCAACCGCATCCCTCTGGTGCGATCCTTCGCTGACATGGGCAAGAAGCACTCAGACCCGCTTCTGTTGGAGCGCAACG GACTGCTGGCCGCTCCTCACTCTGCGCCAGGAAACCTGGACCACGGCAAAACCGGCGACAGTCGTGCAAACGGTGGCAGCCAGGAGAACAGCACGGTGGACTTCAGCAAG GTGGACATGAACTTCATGAGGAAGATTCCCGCCGGCGCCGAGGCCTCCAACGTGCTGGTGGGGGAGGTGGACTTCCTGGAGCGCCCGATCATCGCCTTCATCAGACTTGCCCCCGCAGTGCTGCTGACCGGCCTCACCGAAGTCCCGGTGCCCACAAG GttcctcttcctgctcctggGACCGTTCGGGAAAGGCCCGCAGTACCACGAGATCGGACGCTCCATTGCCACACTGATGACAGACGAG ATCTTCCACGACGTTGCTTACAAGGCCAAGGATCGGACTGACCTGCTGTCCGGGATCGATGAGTTCCTGGACCAGGTGACTGTGCTTCCCCCCGGCGAGTGGGACCCCAGTATCCGAATCGAGCCTCCGAAAAGCGTCCCGTCTCAG GCGAAGAGGAAATTGCCTGGCGTCCTGAACGGATCGGCTCACGGCTGTGACCTCACCAAAGAGGTGGAGCATGAGACAGGTCCAGAGCTGCAGAGGACGGGCAG GATATTTGGCGGGTTGGTGAACGACGTGCGGAGGAAAGCGCCTTTCCTGCTGAGCGATATCACGGATGGCTTCAGCCTGCAGTGTCTGGCGTCCGTGCTCTTCCTCTACTGTGCCTGCATGTCGCCCGTCATCACGTTTGGGGGGCTGCTGGGGGAGGCCACCAAAGGAAACATC AGTGCCATTGAGTCTCTTTTTGGGGCGTCCCTGACTGGCGTGGCCTACTCTGTGTTTGCTGGACAGCCGCTGACCGTTCTGGGCAGCACCGGCCCAGTTCTGGTGTTTGAGAAAATCCTCTTCAAGTTCTGCAG CGACTATGGCCTGGACTACCTGTCTCTGCGGACCAGCATCGGCCTCTGGACTGCcctgctctgcctcctgctggtcGCCACGGACGCCAGCTCACTGGTCTGCTACATCACACGTTTCACCGAAGAGGCCTTCGCTGCCCTCATCTGCATCATCTTTATATACGAGGCATTTGAGAAGCTGATCCACCTGGGGGCACTCTATCCAGTCAACATGAACAACAACCAGGAGAACCTCACCTCATACAG ctgtcACTGCTCGGCTCCAGCCAATGCCTCGGTTAATGTGCGGCAGATCTGGCGCCAGTTGGGCTTGAGCGCCGACAACATTACGTGGGAGCAGTTGAGCGTGCAG GAGTGTCGGGACCTCCACGGGGACTTTGTTGGCACAGCCTGCAGCCGTGACGGGCCCTTTGTCCCAGACGTCCTCTTCTGGTCCgtcatcctcttcttcaccaccttctTCCTCTCGTCCTTCCTCAAGCAGTTCAGGACCAAGAGATATTTCCCCACCAAG GTTCGCTCCACCATCAGTGACTTTGCCATCTTCCTGACCATCATGATCATGGTGCTGGTGGATTATCTAGTGGGAATTCCTTCCCCGAAACTTCAGGTCCCAGACCGCTTCAAG CCCACTTCGAACACCCGTGGCTGGCTGATCTCGCCGCTGGGTACAAACCCCTGGTGGACTCTGCTCGCCGCTGCAGTCCCGGCTCTGCTCTGCACCATACTCATCTTCATGGACCAGCAGATCACAGCTGTCATCGTGAACCGGAAGGAGAACAAGCTGAAG AAGGGCTGTGGGTACcacctggacctgctggtggtGGCGTTGATGCTGGGGCTCTGCTCCATCATGGGCCTGCCCTGGTTCGTGGCGGCCACCGTGCTCTCCATCTCCCATGTCAACAGTCTGAAACTGGAGTCGGCGTGTGCGGCGCCCGGCGAGCAGCCCAAGTTCCTTGGCATCAGAGAGCAGCGCGTGACCGGCTTCCTGATCTTCGTCCTGATGGGCTGCTCTGTGTTCATGACCTCCGCCCTGAAG TTCATCCCGATGCCAGTGCTGTATGGGGTCTTCCTCTACATGGGCGTGTCTTCGCTCAGAGGCATCCAG CTCTTTGACCGCATCAAGCTCTTCGGCATGCCGGCCAAGCACCAGCCGGACCTAATCTACCTACGCTACGTGCCCCTGTGGAAGGTCCACATCTTCACGGTGGTGCAGCTCGCCTGTCTCATTGTCCTGTGGGTCATCAAGGCCTCAGCCGCCGCGGTGGTCTTCCCCATGATG GTCCTGGCGCTGGTGTTCATCAGGAAGCTTCTGGACTTCTGCTTCACCACCCGAGAGCTGAGCTGGCTGGACGACCTGATCCCTgagagcaagaagaagaaggacgacgacaagaagaaggag AATGCTCAGCggatgctggaggaggaagatccCCCGTTCGAACTAGAGACCTGCGTCAAAGGACG CACGGACCTGTCTGTGGTCAACATCTCCAATGAGGTGGACAAGAGTGGCGTCTGGAAGTCTGTGAACTCCGAGAGCAAGATGGGGAGAGCCAG CCACGAGAAGCTGAGCGCTGTTCAAGACAGTGGATGCAAAGTGGTGGACACGGAAACATCGCTATGA
- the LOC128771821 gene encoding uncharacterized protein LOC128771821 produces MSPSLSVFLLLACLAYASSAQPVDQMAELKSARAALEELRTGTRDMMHRLNMAEKELKMIKETPKVAFAASLGGNGMQKTTQGNRNLIYREVLTNVGGAYNGQTGEFTAPVRGVYYVRFTANAPANFDMSAVLYKNDAEIQLIAHEAKSGDGSDTASNGAALLLEAGDKLKMVLWHNTQIWDNSNHHSTFSGFLLFPMVDQSLDQVDTAAEMKTLKASLAQMKTENLAIRERLSAAETELKTMRDVPKVAFSVSLGGNGLVKTTSGNRNLLYRDVLTNIGQSYNSETGEFTAPVRGVYYVRFTANAPANFDMSAVLYKNDAEIQLIAHEAKSGDGSDTASNGGALLLEAGDKLKMVLWHNTQIWDNSNHHSTFSGFLLFPMGGSTEPH; encoded by the exons ATGTCTCCCAGTCTCTCTGTCTTCCTGCTTCTGGCCTGTCTGGCTTACGCCAGCTCTGCTCAACCTGTGGACCAGATGGCTGAGCTCAAGAGCGCCCGGGCAGcactggaggagctgaggaCCGGTACCCGAG ATATGATGCATCGTCTTAACATGGCCGAGAAGGAGCTGAAGATGATCAAAG AAACCCCGAAGGTGGCCTTCGCTGCCTCGCTGGGAGGAAACGGCATGCAGAAGACGACACAAGGGAACAGGAACCTGATCTACAGAGAGGTGCTGACCAACGTGGGAGGAGCTTACAACGGCCAGACAG GTGAGTTCACCGCTCCGGTGCGCGGTGTCTACTATGTCCGCTTCACCGCCAACGCCCCCGCCAACTTCGACATGAGCGCGGTGCTCTACAAGAACGACGCGGAGATTCAGCTGATCGCTCATGAGGCCAAGTCGGGAGATGGAAGCGACACAGCGTCCAACGGCGCCGCCCTGCTGCTGGAGGCCGGCGACAAGCTGAAGATGGTGCTGTGGCACAACACTCAGATCTGGGACAACAGTAACCACCACAGCACCTTCAGCGGCTTCCTGCTCTTCCCCAT GGTGGATCAGAGCCTGGATCAGGTCGACACAGCAGCCGAGATGAAAACTCTGAAGGCTTCGCTGGCTCAGATGAAGACTGAAAACTTGG cgatCAGAGAGCGgctgtcagcagcagagacggaGCTGAAGACCATGAGAG ATGTTCCCAAAGTGGCTTTCTCAGTCTCTCTGGGAGGAAACGGACTCGTCAAGACCACGAGCGGGAACCGGAACCTGCTCTACAGAGATGTGCTGACCAACATTGGACAGAGCTACAACAGTGAGACGG GTGAGTTCACCGCTCCGGTGCGCGGTGTCTACTATGTCCGCTTCACCGCCAACGCCCCCGCCAACTTCGACATGAGCGCGGTGCTCTACAAGAACGACGCGGAGATTCAGCTGATCGCTCATGAGGCCAAGTCGGGAGATGGAAGCGACACAGCGTCCAACGGCGGCGCCCTGCTGCTGGAGGCCGGCGACAAGCTGAAGATGGTGCTGTGGCACAACACTCAGATCTGGGACAACAGTAACCACCACAGCACCTTCAGCGGCTTCCTGCTCTTCCCCATGGGAGGGAGCACTGAGCCTCACTGA